A part of Desulfobacterales bacterium genomic DNA contains:
- a CDS encoding efflux RND transporter permease subunit has protein sequence MIHKDAIGRLYVKIRGQKCRGIKTQQLAGVGTAPRVRPSGKGHGKRIERSGCRRQAHHHHGGRQRYENQLRAQKTLSLVLPLALFIIFMILYFQFRSVLTTFMVFSGILVAWAGGFFLIWLYAKPWFLNFSLFDMSMRDLFQVHPVNLSVAIWVGFLALFDIASDDGVLMATYLNQSFSKMAPESIAQIRESTREGALQRVRPALMTSATTILALIPVLTSTGRGSDIMVPMAIPSFGGMLVELITLFVVPVLYCGRKEIRFHIRKHPLPKGTP, from the coding sequence GTGATCCACAAGGATGCCATAGGCCGCCTCTACGTAAAGATCAGAGGGCAGAAGTGCAGAGGAATAAAGACGCAACAACTCGCGGGCGTAGGGACGGCCCCCCGTGTCCGCCCGTCGGGTAAAGGGCACGGGAAGAGGATAGAGCGAAGTGGCTGTCGGCGGCAAGCCCATCACCACCACGGTGGAAGGCAGAGATATGAAAATCAGCTCCGCGCCCAGAAAACATTGTCGCTCGTGCTGCCCCTGGCCCTGTTTATCATCTTCATGATCCTGTACTTCCAATTTAGATCCGTTCTCACCACCTTCATGGTGTTTTCCGGAATTCTGGTCGCCTGGGCGGGCGGTTTTTTCCTGATCTGGCTCTATGCCAAACCCTGGTTTCTCAATTTCTCCCTGTTTGATATGTCCATGCGGGATCTGTTTCAGGTGCACCCGGTCAACCTGAGCGTGGCCATCTGGGTGGGGTTTCTGGCGCTTTTCGACATTGCCTCCGATGACGGAGTGCTGATGGCCACCTATCTGAACCAGAGCTTTTCGAAAATGGCCCCTGAATCCATCGCCCAGATCCGGGAATCCACCCGGGAAGGAGCGCTTCAGCGGGTCCGGCCGGCGCTGATGACCTCAGCCACCACGATTTTAGCCCTGATTCCGGTGCTCACCTCCACCGGCCGGGGGTCGGATATCATGGTCCCCATGGCCATCCCGTCGTTCGGAGGCATGCTGGTGGAACTGATTACCCTGTTTGTCGTTCCGGTGCTGTACTGCGGCCGGAAAGAGATACGATTTCATATCAGAAAACATCCCCTACCAAAAGGAACCCCATGA
- a CDS encoding acetate--CoA ligase family protein: MNNLDAIFSPGSVAVIGASAKTGKVGHDIFANILKGGFTGTLYPVNPGAKSILSVRAYPTVLDIPEDIDLAIVIVPPQAALGAVEDSIRKGVRGIVIVSAGFREIGKQGLELENTILAKCREAGVRLVGPNCLGVINPMAAVRLNASFSTRMPAKGNISFISQSGALCTAVLDFAADRDFGFSKFISTGNKADVDELDLLRYLHRDPDTNVIMIYLEELRRGPEFIETVREITSGARPTPVLVIKSGRTSAGAKAAASHTGSLAGSEAVYDAIFQQAGILRAETIDELFDMANAFNYKQETALGKLTRKLPAGNRVAIVTNAGGPGILATDVTISSGLALAEFSPETVRTLASHLPSAANLNNPVDVIGDAASDRYEYALEAVINDDGVDGALVILTPQSMTNALGTAEAIVRIARRSHKPILCCFMGIVDVSPGVKYLQEHGYPVYKFPENAAKAFSAMYRFSMWINRRQLAEYSLEHDRKQAAQIIGKCLDRGQTYLGELDGLALLKCYGFNVLPTELSTTADEAAGIAEKIGYPVVMKIVSPQIIHKSDAGGVKVGLKTADEVRRAFDAIVANAAAYDPEAQITGVLIQKMAPSGQEVILGVNRYPIFGPLLMFGLGGVFVEVFKDVAFRLAPIGRNAARRMIQSIKGYKLFTGFRGKPEADVDAMEKLLICLSDMVTNHPEIQELDINPLLVHEKGNGTTVADCRIILNRPVQA; the protein is encoded by the coding sequence ATGAACAATTTGGATGCTATTTTTTCCCCTGGGTCGGTAGCCGTGATCGGCGCATCGGCAAAGACAGGGAAGGTGGGACATGACATTTTTGCCAACATACTCAAGGGCGGATTTACCGGAACCCTGTATCCGGTCAATCCGGGCGCCAAATCCATATTGAGCGTCCGGGCCTACCCGACGGTTCTGGATATCCCCGAAGATATTGATCTGGCGATTGTGATTGTTCCACCCCAGGCGGCCCTGGGCGCAGTTGAAGACTCCATCCGTAAAGGGGTACGGGGAATTGTTATTGTATCTGCCGGATTCCGGGAGATCGGAAAACAGGGGCTTGAACTTGAAAACACCATTCTTGCCAAATGCCGGGAGGCCGGTGTCCGGCTCGTCGGGCCGAACTGCCTGGGCGTGATTAATCCGATGGCCGCCGTGAGGTTGAATGCCAGTTTTTCAACCCGTATGCCGGCCAAAGGCAATATTTCATTTATTTCCCAGAGCGGGGCCCTGTGCACGGCGGTACTGGATTTTGCGGCCGATCGGGATTTCGGGTTTTCGAAATTCATCTCCACCGGCAACAAGGCCGATGTGGATGAGTTGGACCTGCTTCGGTATCTTCACCGTGATCCGGATACCAATGTCATTATGATCTATCTGGAGGAGCTTCGCCGGGGTCCCGAGTTCATTGAAACGGTTCGGGAAATAACATCGGGCGCTCGCCCGACACCGGTTCTGGTCATCAAATCGGGCCGGACCAGCGCCGGGGCAAAGGCTGCCGCATCGCATACCGGGTCACTGGCCGGTTCCGAAGCGGTATATGATGCGATTTTTCAGCAGGCCGGTATCCTCCGGGCCGAAACCATTGACGAGTTGTTTGATATGGCCAATGCGTTTAACTACAAGCAGGAAACAGCCCTGGGTAAACTGACCCGGAAGCTGCCGGCCGGCAACCGCGTGGCCATTGTCACCAATGCCGGCGGCCCCGGTATCCTGGCAACGGACGTGACCATTTCCTCGGGTTTGGCCCTGGCGGAATTTTCGCCGGAAACCGTGCGGACCCTGGCCAGTCATCTGCCGTCAGCGGCTAACCTGAACAACCCCGTGGATGTGATCGGGGATGCGGCCTCCGACCGGTATGAGTACGCGCTGGAGGCGGTCATCAATGATGACGGAGTGGACGGCGCCCTGGTTATTTTAACCCCGCAGTCCATGACCAATGCACTGGGAACGGCCGAAGCCATTGTTCGGATCGCCCGGCGGTCGCACAAGCCGATTCTGTGCTGTTTCATGGGAATCGTGGATGTATCTCCGGGTGTCAAATATCTTCAGGAACACGGGTATCCGGTCTATAAGTTTCCGGAAAACGCGGCCAAGGCCTTCTCGGCCATGTATCGATTTTCCATGTGGATCAACCGGCGGCAACTGGCCGAATACAGTCTGGAGCATGACCGGAAGCAGGCGGCACAGATTATTGGAAAATGCCTTGACCGGGGGCAGACGTACCTGGGTGAGCTCGACGGGCTTGCGCTGTTAAAATGTTACGGATTCAACGTGCTGCCGACCGAATTGTCCACCACGGCGGATGAGGCTGCCGGTATTGCAGAAAAGATCGGCTATCCCGTGGTGATGAAGATCGTGTCTCCGCAGATCATCCACAAATCCGATGCCGGCGGTGTCAAGGTGGGCCTGAAGACAGCCGACGAGGTCCGTAGGGCATTTGATGCCATTGTCGCCAATGCCGCGGCATATGATCCGGAAGCCCAAATCACCGGGGTGCTGATTCAGAAGATGGCGCCATCCGGCCAGGAGGTGATCCTGGGGGTGAACCGGTATCCGATCTTCGGGCCGCTTTTGATGTTCGGCCTTGGCGGTGTGTTTGTGGAAGTGTTCAAGGATGTGGCCTTCCGCCTGGCGCCGATCGGCAGGAATGCCGCCCGCAGAATGATCCAGAGCATCAAGGGGTATAAGCTGTTTACCGGGTTCAGGGGAAAACCCGAGGCCGACGTGGATGCCATGGAGAAACTGCTGATATGCCTCTCTGACATGGTCACCAACCATCCCGAGATCCAGGAACTGGATATCAATCCTCTGCTGGTGCATGAAAAGGGAAACGGAACCACCGTTGCCGACTGTCGGATTATTCTGAATCGACCGGTTCAGGCATGA
- a CDS encoding NADP-dependent malic enzyme, producing MLYEKEALKYHKEPRPGKIEVVPIKRCLTQLDLSLAYTPGVAVPCLEIEKDPDKSFDYTSRGNLVGVITNGTAVLGLGNIGPLAGKPVMEGKSVLFKRFANIDVFDIELDTSDPDEFIRMVKLLEPTFGGINLEDIKAPDCFYIEEKLREQMSIPVFHDDQHGTAIISSAALLNAVELTGRDLKNIRVVINGAGSAAMACAALYLEIGVRRKNVIMCDSKGVIYSGRTQGMNPYKEKWASDTPCRTLADAVRGADVLAGLSVKGAFTTQMIATMNERPIIFALANPEPEIDYYEVKKVRPDAVMATGRSDYPNQVNNVLGFPYIFRGALDVRATAINTEMKLAAVWALAKLAREDVCDSVRKAYGGCSMQFGPEYIIPKPLDPRVLLKVTPAVAKAAVDSGVARVGLPEQSKYERQLESILGPERETLRKLTNRAQLDPRRIVLPEGDDPVILRAAHQVAKEKIACPILLGDPKKVLKMAESLHIPLDGIEILDPIKSALFERFVPKLFEMRSRKGWSEAETRRQLNNRYIFGAMMVNEGIVDGQVHGIARSYPESIRPVLQVIQPRSGINKVSGGYMMFFRDRFLFFADTTVNINSSAEDLAEISLLSAEMVEFLDIKPRLALLSFSNFGSTRHPDSRRVQKAVELARQKKPGLVIDGEMQADTAVVEEILNGQFAFNRLGAPANVLIFPDLASGNVAFKLLERLGGAKAVGPLLMGISKPFNVLQRGSDMENVVNLIAITVAQAQAQDINE from the coding sequence ATGCTTTATGAAAAAGAGGCGTTGAAGTATCACAAAGAGCCCAGACCCGGGAAAATTGAGGTGGTGCCAATCAAACGGTGCCTGACGCAATTGGATCTAAGCCTTGCCTATACGCCCGGTGTAGCCGTACCCTGTCTGGAGATTGAGAAAGATCCGGACAAATCATTTGATTATACGTCCAGGGGGAACTTGGTCGGAGTGATTACAAACGGTACTGCGGTACTTGGGTTGGGCAATATTGGACCTCTGGCGGGAAAACCGGTGATGGAGGGAAAGTCCGTTTTGTTCAAGCGGTTTGCCAATATCGATGTGTTTGATATTGAATTGGATACGAGCGATCCGGATGAGTTTATCAGAATGGTCAAACTCCTTGAGCCGACTTTCGGAGGAATCAATCTGGAAGATATCAAGGCGCCGGACTGTTTTTATATTGAAGAAAAGCTCAGGGAACAGATGTCTATCCCGGTTTTTCACGATGATCAGCACGGAACAGCCATTATTTCCTCGGCAGCTCTTTTAAATGCGGTTGAGCTGACGGGCCGGGATTTGAAGAATATTCGTGTGGTGATCAATGGCGCCGGTTCAGCGGCCATGGCCTGCGCGGCATTGTATCTGGAAATCGGCGTCCGGAGGAAAAACGTGATAATGTGTGATTCCAAAGGCGTTATTTACAGCGGACGAACGCAAGGGATGAACCCATATAAGGAAAAATGGGCCTCAGATACTCCGTGCAGAACACTGGCCGATGCGGTCAGGGGGGCGGATGTGCTTGCCGGTCTTTCAGTGAAAGGCGCATTTACAACGCAGATGATTGCCACCATGAATGAACGACCTATTATTTTTGCACTTGCCAATCCTGAACCGGAAATTGATTATTACGAGGTAAAAAAAGTTCGACCGGATGCGGTTATGGCTACAGGCCGTTCGGATTATCCCAACCAGGTCAATAATGTTCTGGGGTTTCCCTATATTTTCAGAGGGGCGCTGGATGTCCGGGCAACCGCCATTAATACGGAGATGAAGCTGGCCGCTGTATGGGCACTGGCGAAACTGGCCAGGGAAGATGTCTGTGATTCGGTCAGGAAAGCATACGGTGGGTGCAGCATGCAGTTTGGACCGGAATATATCATTCCCAAGCCTCTGGATCCCAGGGTACTGCTGAAGGTAACGCCTGCGGTGGCAAAAGCGGCGGTTGACAGTGGTGTGGCCAGAGTGGGGCTGCCCGAGCAGTCCAAATATGAACGCCAGCTGGAATCCATTCTCGGTCCGGAACGGGAGACCCTCCGGAAACTGACTAACCGGGCGCAGCTGGATCCTCGCCGGATTGTGCTCCCTGAGGGGGATGATCCGGTTATTCTTCGCGCCGCACATCAGGTGGCCAAAGAAAAGATCGCCTGTCCGATCCTCCTGGGAGATCCGAAAAAAGTTCTCAAGATGGCCGAAAGTCTTCATATCCCTCTGGATGGAATAGAAATTTTAGACCCCATAAAAAGCGCTCTGTTTGAACGGTTTGTTCCGAAACTATTCGAGATGCGGTCAAGAAAGGGCTGGTCGGAAGCTGAAACCCGACGCCAGCTGAATAACCGTTATATTTTCGGGGCCATGATGGTTAATGAGGGGATCGTCGATGGCCAGGTACATGGCATCGCCCGGTCCTATCCGGAGTCGATCCGGCCGGTTCTTCAGGTGATACAGCCCCGTTCGGGAATCAACAAGGTTTCGGGGGGGTATATGATGTTTTTCAGGGATCGATTCCTGTTTTTTGCCGATACAACGGTAAATATCAATTCCAGTGCTGAAGATCTGGCAGAAATCTCCCTGTTGTCGGCTGAAATGGTTGAATTTCTGGATATCAAGCCCCGGCTGGCGCTGCTGTCTTTTTCAAACTTTGGCAGTACACGTCACCCGGACTCCAGACGGGTTCAGAAAGCCGTTGAGCTTGCCCGTCAAAAAAAACCGGGGCTGGTCATTGACGGTGAAATGCAGGCAGATACGGCGGTAGTGGAAGAAATTTTAAACGGGCAGTTTGCATTTAACCGGCTGGGAGCGCCTGCCAACGTACTGATTTTCCCGGATCTGGCATCCGGCAATGTTGCGTTCAAGCTTCTGGAACGACTGGGCGGTGCAAAAGCCGTAGGGCCATTGCTCATGGGAATCAGCAAACCATTTAATGTCTTGCAGAGGGGATCTGATATGGAAAATGTTGTCAATTTAATTGCCATTACGGTTGCCCAGGCCCAGGCCCAGGATATTAACGAGTAA
- a CDS encoding DNA-binding protein: MKIYSAYERGRLFLGRLSHGRDIIPAVEHFCRDMSIQMATFSIIGAVSSVTLGGYDQKQQVYVTYREEGPFEIASCSGSVSLKDGQPFIQSNMIIWDERGKIICGHLFSETIIFAGEIELQELIGNPLKRELDTTTGLFLWKSEPDC; this comes from the coding sequence ATGAAAATCTACTCAGCATATGAGCGCGGTCGTCTGTTTCTGGGACGGCTTTCCCATGGCCGGGATATAATACCGGCTGTTGAACATTTCTGTCGGGACATGTCGATACAAATGGCGACATTTTCAATCATCGGAGCCGTTTCCAGCGTTACATTGGGGGGGTACGATCAGAAGCAACAGGTGTATGTCACGTACAGGGAAGAAGGGCCGTTTGAAATCGCCAGCTGTTCGGGCAGTGTCTCTCTGAAAGACGGTCAACCCTTTATCCAGTCCAATATGATTATATGGGATGAAAGGGGAAAAATCATCTGCGGCCATCTTTTCTCTGAAACCATTATATTCGCTGGTGAAATTGAGCTTCAGGAGTTAATCGGAAACCCCTTGAAAAGGGAACTTGATACCACAACGGGTCTTTTCCTATGGAAATCAGAACCGGATTGTTAG
- a CDS encoding FAD-dependent oxidoreductase, translated as MSALSQLIQISVPAEHIHDSEFIRQRISSVCKGPFVDYRIQRRSIDARKRCPEYILQVKVYPDAPPPEEDDTPPKRAWPTVAPDEPVIIVGAGPAGYFAALKLISMGVCPVVLERGKDVRSRRIDIGRLHRKSIVDPDSNYCFGEGGAGTYSDGKLYTRSTKRGDVQSVLRLFVEHGASPDILIDVHPHIGSNVLPRLVEQLRNTILAHGGQVLFQSRVSDLIVSQNRAVGVRTEDGREFTGRAVILATGHSARDVYRMLHRQAIRIEAKPFALGVRIEHPQSLIDQIFYHHSPRHQNLPAASYRMVCQVEGRGVYSFCMCPGGFIVPASTAPGELVLNGMSMSRQDARYANAGMVVEIRPADWSSFESSGPLAALEFQRQVEVAAFEAGKDKTQRAPAQRVTDFVAGRISASLPDTSYTPGVISAPVHDLLPESVSSRLREALTVFGKKHKGYFTGEAMVLAVESRTSSPVRIPRDPVTWMHPQVQQLYPCGEGAGYAGGIVSSAIDGQLTAQAIVQQLR; from the coding sequence ATGTCAGCACTGTCACAATTGATTCAAATCAGCGTTCCGGCGGAGCATATTCATGATTCCGAATTTATCCGGCAGCGGATATCGTCCGTATGCAAAGGCCCGTTTGTCGACTACCGGATTCAACGCCGATCCATCGATGCCCGGAAGAGATGTCCGGAATATATCCTCCAGGTGAAGGTCTATCCGGATGCGCCTCCGCCTGAAGAAGACGATACGCCCCCGAAAAGGGCCTGGCCGACAGTGGCTCCAGATGAACCGGTGATTATTGTGGGAGCGGGACCTGCCGGATATTTTGCGGCCCTGAAGCTTATTTCCATGGGGGTGTGTCCGGTTGTGCTTGAACGGGGGAAGGATGTCCGGTCCCGTCGCATCGATATCGGCCGGCTTCACCGGAAAAGCATCGTCGACCCGGATTCCAACTACTGCTTCGGCGAAGGCGGTGCCGGGACCTATTCCGATGGCAAGCTCTACACCCGTTCCACCAAGCGGGGAGATGTTCAGTCCGTCCTGCGGCTTTTTGTGGAACATGGCGCATCTCCGGATATCCTCATCGATGTGCATCCGCATATCGGGTCCAATGTGCTGCCCCGCCTGGTGGAGCAGCTCAGAAACACCATCCTGGCCCATGGGGGGCAGGTCCTTTTTCAATCTCGGGTGTCGGATCTGATAGTGAGTCAAAACCGCGCCGTCGGCGTCCGGACCGAAGACGGCCGGGAATTTACTGGGCGTGCGGTCATTCTGGCGACCGGGCATTCGGCCCGGGATGTGTACCGGATGCTGCACCGGCAAGCCATCCGGATTGAAGCCAAACCCTTTGCCCTCGGGGTGCGGATCGAACATCCCCAGTCTTTGATTGATCAGATTTTTTATCATCACAGCCCCCGCCATCAAAATCTGCCGGCCGCTTCCTACCGTATGGTCTGTCAGGTGGAGGGCCGCGGGGTCTATTCCTTCTGCATGTGTCCGGGCGGGTTCATTGTCCCGGCATCTACGGCGCCAGGCGAACTGGTCTTAAACGGGATGAGCATGTCCCGGCAGGATGCCCGTTATGCCAATGCCGGCATGGTGGTTGAAATTCGGCCGGCAGACTGGTCGTCCTTTGAGTCGTCCGGTCCTCTGGCCGCGCTGGAATTTCAGCGGCAGGTGGAAGTAGCGGCCTTTGAAGCCGGAAAAGATAAAACCCAGCGGGCCCCGGCCCAGCGGGTGACGGATTTTGTCGCGGGACGGATTTCTGCCTCCCTTCCGGATACCTCCTATACGCCCGGCGTGATATCGGCTCCGGTGCATGACCTGCTGCCGGAATCGGTCAGCAGCCGGCTGCGGGAGGCCCTGACGGTATTCGGAAAAAAACACAAAGGATATTTCACCGGCGAGGCGATGGTGCTGGCCGTGGAATCTCGGACCAGCTCGCCGGTTCGAATCCCGCGTGATCCGGTTACATGGATGCATCCTCAGGTTCAGCAGCTCTACCCCTGCGGGGAAGGGGCCGGTTATGCCGGCGGGATTGTCTCATCGGCGATCGACGGACAGCTGACCGCGCAGGCGATTGTGCAACAGCTGCGGTGA
- the typA gene encoding translational GTPase TypA, producing the protein MNKPERNETLRNIAIIAHVDHGKTTLVDTMFRQSGLFREGQQVDERIMDSMDLERERGITIAAKNCSVSWKGVKINIIDTPGHADFGGEVERALSMADGALLLVDASEGPLPQTRFVLKKTLEAGLKVIVVINKIDRKDARPAEVLDEVYDLFIDLGANDEQLDFPYLYAIGRQGIAQIRLEDKGENLHPLFDAILKHIPAPAHTPGASFQMLVADLDYSDYMGRLAIGKIVNGRIRISDSLVCIGEKGRQIPLKISKLQIYDGLNLKVVNEADPGDIVVLAGIEAVTIGDTICTRDCPKPLKRIAVDEPTVAMKFTINTSPQAGKEGKIVQSSKIRERLLKETLRNVAIKVEETDSRDVFLVKGRGEFQMAILIETMRREGFELCVGRPEVIFRYEDGKQLEPIEHLYIDCEETFQGVVTEKLSLRKGKMINLVNNGKGRVRIEFSVPTRSLIGYRDEFLTDTKGTGIINAYLSGYDLYRGDFPSRFTGSLVSDRSGVGVAYALYNLEPRGRLFIVPGEPVYEGMIVGENSKDSDMNVNPCKGKKLTNMRASGKDDSVILTPVKAMTLERAIHFIREDEMVEVTPMSIRLRKTELSAQKRYTLRGSKKKQE; encoded by the coding sequence ATGAACAAACCTGAACGAAACGAAACACTTAGAAATATTGCGATTATTGCCCACGTCGATCATGGGAAGACCACTCTGGTGGATACCATGTTCCGGCAAAGCGGACTCTTCCGGGAAGGGCAGCAGGTCGATGAAAGAATAATGGACAGTATGGATCTCGAGCGCGAAAGGGGTATTACCATCGCCGCCAAAAACTGTTCGGTCAGTTGGAAGGGCGTTAAAATCAATATCATCGATACGCCGGGGCATGCGGACTTCGGCGGTGAAGTCGAACGCGCGCTTTCCATGGCCGATGGCGCTCTGCTGTTGGTGGATGCATCCGAGGGGCCGCTTCCCCAGACGCGGTTTGTATTGAAAAAGACGCTGGAGGCGGGCCTGAAGGTCATTGTGGTGATCAACAAGATTGACAGAAAAGACGCGCGTCCGGCCGAAGTGCTGGATGAAGTATACGATCTGTTCATCGACCTTGGTGCGAATGACGAGCAGCTGGATTTCCCCTATCTTTATGCCATCGGCCGGCAGGGGATTGCGCAAATACGGCTCGAGGACAAGGGGGAAAATCTGCACCCCCTGTTTGACGCCATTTTGAAACATATCCCCGCACCGGCCCATACACCGGGTGCCTCTTTTCAGATGCTGGTGGCCGATCTGGATTATTCTGATTATATGGGGCGGCTTGCCATCGGAAAAATAGTCAATGGGCGGATCAGGATCAGTGACAGTCTCGTCTGTATCGGGGAGAAGGGCCGGCAGATCCCGCTGAAAATTTCCAAGCTTCAGATCTACGACGGATTGAATCTTAAAGTTGTCAATGAGGCCGATCCGGGGGATATCGTCGTTCTGGCAGGTATTGAAGCCGTTACGATCGGTGATACCATCTGTACCCGGGATTGCCCCAAACCTTTGAAGCGAATTGCCGTGGACGAGCCTACGGTGGCCATGAAATTTACCATCAATACGTCTCCTCAGGCCGGCAAGGAAGGAAAAATCGTTCAGTCCAGCAAAATACGCGAACGTCTCCTGAAGGAAACCCTGAGAAATGTGGCCATCAAGGTTGAGGAAACCGACAGCAGAGATGTCTTTCTGGTCAAGGGCCGGGGTGAATTCCAGATGGCCATTCTTATCGAGACCATGCGACGGGAGGGCTTTGAACTCTGCGTGGGACGGCCGGAAGTTATTTTCAGATATGAGGACGGAAAACAGCTCGAGCCCATCGAGCATCTTTATATTGACTGTGAGGAGACGTTTCAGGGGGTCGTGACTGAAAAACTGTCTCTGCGAAAAGGGAAAATGATCAACCTGGTCAACAATGGCAAGGGCCGCGTGAGAATCGAATTCAGTGTGCCGACCCGGTCCCTGATCGGATACAGAGACGAGTTTTTAACCGATACCAAGGGCACGGGCATTATCAATGCCTATCTGTCCGGATATGATCTCTACCGGGGGGATTTTCCCAGCCGCTTTACCGGTTCGCTTGTTTCAGACCGGTCGGGTGTGGGGGTGGCATACGCACTGTATAATCTCGAGCCCAGGGGCCGGCTGTTCATTGTTCCGGGTGAACCGGTCTATGAGGGGATGATCGTCGGGGAGAACAGCAAGGACAGCGATATGAATGTCAATCCCTGCAAGGGGAAAAAGCTGACCAACATGCGTGCCTCCGGTAAGGACGACAGCGTGATCCTGACGCCGGTAAAGGCTATGACCCTGGAGCGGGCCATACACTTTATCCGGGAGGATGAGATGGTAGAGGTGACTCCGATGTCCATCCGGCTCAGAAAAACCGAGTTGTCCGCACAAAAACGCTATACCCTGCGCGGTTCAAAGAAAAAACAGGAGTAG